One region of Natronobacterium texcoconense genomic DNA includes:
- a CDS encoding ABC transporter permease, whose amino-acid sequence MHWVLKRAARAGFTVFLVIHFTFVLIHFLPGSPMDYLQAQLSRQQGLSEGEIEAMAAVYLNMHPEATLQEQYVDYMSSLLRGDLGTSIYFNEPVSELLGTAMPWTVFLMLNAIAISFAIGISLGALMAYLEGSRFDNVATIFSIVSNSIPYYIIAILLVYVLGHQLDLFPVTGRYDDRTTPGVNIQFMSSVIYHATLPALSWAFAGLGGWALAMRANSISVLGEDYLRVGRLRGLPTHRLTLRYVARNAVLPLYTNMMVVIGYAFGGAVVLETIFVYRGIGYYLFQGIEARDFPLMMGAFIVITIAVVTALFLAELTYGKLDPRAQEGGTDESF is encoded by the coding sequence ATGCACTGGGTACTGAAACGGGCAGCACGAGCAGGGTTCACTGTCTTTCTCGTGATCCACTTTACGTTCGTGCTAATCCACTTCCTCCCGGGCAGTCCGATGGACTACCTGCAGGCTCAGCTGTCGCGTCAGCAGGGTCTCAGCGAGGGTGAAATCGAGGCGATGGCTGCGGTGTATCTGAACATGCATCCCGAAGCGACGCTCCAGGAGCAGTACGTCGACTACATGTCGTCGTTGCTCAGGGGCGATCTTGGCACCTCCATCTACTTCAACGAACCAGTCAGCGAGCTACTCGGGACGGCGATGCCTTGGACCGTGTTCCTGATGCTGAACGCGATCGCGATCTCGTTCGCGATCGGCATCTCGCTCGGTGCACTGATGGCGTACCTCGAGGGGAGCCGGTTCGACAACGTCGCGACGATCTTCTCGATCGTCAGCAACTCGATTCCATACTACATCATCGCAATCCTGCTGGTCTACGTCCTCGGTCACCAACTGGATCTGTTTCCGGTCACCGGCCGCTACGACGATCGGACGACGCCGGGCGTGAATATCCAGTTCATGTCGAGTGTCATCTACCACGCCACGCTTCCGGCCCTCTCGTGGGCGTTCGCGGGACTCGGCGGCTGGGCGCTGGCGATGCGGGCAAACAGTATCAGCGTCCTCGGCGAGGATTACCTCCGCGTCGGGCGTCTCCGGGGACTGCCGACACACCGCCTGACGCTTCGATACGTCGCGAGAAACGCCGTACTGCCGCTGTACACCAACATGATGGTCGTCATCGGCTACGCGTTCGGTGGCGCCGTCGTCCTCGAGACGATCTTCGTCTACCGGGGCATCGGGTACTACCTGTTCCAGGGCATCGAGGCGCGGGACTTCCCGCTGATGATGGGTGCGTTTATCGTAATCACTATCGCGGTCGTAACTGCGCTGTTCCTGGCCGAACTGACGTACGGAAAGCTCGATCCACGTGCACAGGAGGGAGGGACCGATGAGTCATTCTGA
- a CDS encoding ABC transporter substrate-binding protein, translated as MPNNDMVRESATWSRRKWLQTVAASGAIGSVAGCLGVGDGGEDEYFVLPAVGNLEQAHFNLWSLDSQLFFETGLLWEELAYFSADASDWYPQFAEDWTFDTDGGTVTFDLREGLEWHDGTPLTADHAVDHFRLAEVWGDPIWDYATDVHAPGEHTLEFEIENVAEGLIEHVFLGDMFNRWIYTHPELHEEFIERAEDATTDDELADINEDLANFSIDGEEAIDAGLGNGPVELVEVTDSRIVMEPYDGYPIGWDDGNDMNWAGFEIVDFGEGESAFHEAAIADNIHGFTGDTPEEVRESMGDHWEIMTGPQEGFQTIQFSPDSAWGEDSEEGRALRQAIAYMYDPTEYVDIFGEEIMDYPDPNNVTGLNSPMDELWLDGIVDDFTNYGNSDTGWVQEDLAEEKMEEAGYERDGDSWVAADTGEELEVEILYPVDFAANVPSYENVVEQFDRFGITAEGIGEDFVTLETQIMAEHDFEIAIYTSGPASPHPASSYRNTMGDVSSPDTDRWNNQLSEVTVPWPPGDEDNDLETVDVDERIEAMNQAETDEEVEERVEELAWIYNQWVHGVQTCTEFRLNYVATDNWDWGVDMDDPRIRSEQPWMYLARTGHLHASDD; from the coding sequence ATGCCGAACAATGACATGGTCAGGGAGAGTGCAACCTGGTCCCGCCGAAAATGGCTGCAGACGGTCGCAGCGAGTGGCGCAATCGGTTCAGTCGCAGGGTGTCTCGGTGTTGGCGACGGAGGCGAGGACGAGTACTTCGTCCTTCCGGCGGTTGGCAACCTCGAGCAGGCTCACTTCAACCTCTGGAGTCTCGACAGTCAGCTGTTCTTCGAGACCGGGTTACTGTGGGAAGAGCTCGCGTACTTCTCGGCCGACGCCTCCGACTGGTATCCGCAGTTCGCCGAGGACTGGACGTTCGATACCGACGGTGGCACGGTCACGTTCGACCTCCGGGAAGGCCTCGAGTGGCACGACGGGACGCCGCTGACGGCGGATCACGCCGTCGACCACTTCCGACTGGCGGAAGTGTGGGGCGACCCGATCTGGGACTACGCTACCGACGTGCACGCGCCCGGAGAACACACGCTCGAGTTCGAGATCGAGAACGTCGCCGAAGGACTGATCGAACACGTGTTCCTCGGAGACATGTTCAATCGGTGGATCTACACCCATCCCGAACTCCACGAGGAGTTCATCGAGCGCGCCGAGGACGCGACGACCGACGACGAACTGGCCGACATCAACGAGGACCTCGCGAACTTCTCGATCGACGGCGAAGAGGCGATCGACGCCGGCCTCGGTAACGGACCGGTCGAACTGGTCGAGGTCACCGACTCGAGGATCGTCATGGAGCCGTACGACGGCTACCCGATCGGCTGGGACGACGGCAACGACATGAACTGGGCGGGCTTCGAAATCGTCGACTTCGGGGAAGGCGAGTCGGCGTTCCACGAGGCGGCGATCGCCGACAACATCCACGGATTCACGGGTGACACGCCGGAGGAGGTTCGCGAATCGATGGGCGACCACTGGGAGATCATGACCGGCCCTCAGGAAGGCTTCCAGACGATCCAGTTCAGCCCTGATTCGGCCTGGGGCGAGGACAGCGAGGAGGGTCGCGCCCTCCGACAGGCGATCGCCTACATGTACGACCCGACCGAGTACGTCGATATCTTCGGCGAGGAGATCATGGACTATCCGGACCCCAACAACGTCACCGGACTGAACTCGCCGATGGACGAGCTGTGGCTCGACGGGATCGTCGACGACTTCACCAACTACGGCAACAGCGACACGGGCTGGGTCCAGGAAGACCTCGCCGAAGAGAAGATGGAGGAAGCCGGCTACGAGCGCGACGGCGACAGCTGGGTCGCCGCCGACACGGGAGAGGAACTCGAGGTCGAGATCCTCTATCCGGTGGACTTCGCCGCGAACGTTCCGTCCTACGAGAACGTCGTCGAACAGTTCGATCGGTTCGGGATCACCGCAGAGGGTATCGGCGAAGACTTCGTCACGCTCGAGACCCAGATAATGGCGGAACACGACTTCGAAATCGCGATCTACACGTCCGGCCCTGCATCCCCACATCCGGCCAGTTCCTACCGGAACACGATGGGTGACGTCTCGTCGCCGGATACCGATCGGTGGAACAACCAGCTCTCTGAGGTTACCGTCCCCTGGCCGCCGGGCGACGAGGACAACGACCTCGAGACGGTCGACGTCGACGAACGGATCGAGGCGATGAACCAGGCGGAGACCGACGAAGAAGTCGAGGAGCGAGTCGAAGAACTGGCGTGGATCTACAACCAGTGGGTACACGGCGTCCAGACCTGTACGGAGTTCCGTCTGAACTACGTCGCGACCGACAACTGGGACTGGGGCGTCGACATGGACGATCCGCGAATCCGATCGGAACAGCCGTGGATGTATCTCGCCCGAACGGGGCACCTGCACGCGTCCGATGACTGA
- a CDS encoding IclR family transcriptional regulator yields MTREAKNPVKATRRSIAILEALFELGTASLTDVSARLDLPDSTVHNHLSTLVEGGFVTRTDGVYRLSLQFLTYGESARDQYRITDAARTELRHLASETEESASAFVEEDGRGFLLAHERADSDLPLDLYPGKRVPLHATAFGKVLLADRPDEEIEAIIDRCGLAACTSETITDRSALLDELADVRSDGHAVADEERLRGVRSVATAVRNERGVAVGAVGITGPTSRLTPERLRGPVLEAVIDTKNVIELQLAYS; encoded by the coding sequence ATGACACGCGAGGCGAAAAATCCGGTGAAAGCGACTCGACGTTCGATCGCCATACTGGAGGCGCTCTTCGAACTCGGAACTGCAAGCCTCACGGACGTCTCCGCCCGACTCGACCTCCCCGACAGCACCGTTCACAACCACCTCAGTACGCTCGTCGAGGGCGGGTTCGTCACGCGAACTGACGGTGTGTATCGATTGAGTCTCCAGTTTCTCACCTACGGCGAGTCCGCCCGGGACCAGTACAGGATCACCGATGCCGCCCGCACCGAACTTCGCCACCTCGCGTCCGAAACCGAAGAGTCCGCGAGCGCATTCGTCGAAGAGGACGGCCGGGGGTTCCTGCTCGCACACGAGCGCGCCGACAGCGATCTTCCCCTCGATCTCTATCCCGGAAAACGCGTCCCGCTTCACGCGACCGCTTTCGGAAAGGTCCTCCTCGCGGATCGGCCCGACGAAGAGATCGAGGCCATCATCGATCGCTGCGGACTCGCGGCGTGTACGTCGGAGACGATAACCGACCGGTCGGCGCTTCTGGACGAACTCGCCGACGTCCGGTCGGATGGCCACGCGGTCGCCGACGAGGAACGCTTGCGCGGCGTCAGGTCGGTCGCAACGGCAGTCCGAAACGAACGTGGCGTCGCGGTCGGTGCCGTGGGCATCACCGGCCCGACGAGCAGACTCACTCCCGAACGACTCCGTGGCCCGGTCCTCGAGGCGGTGATCGACACCAAAAACGTCATCGAACTCCAGCTCGCGTACTCGTAA
- a CDS encoding anhydro-N-acetylmuramic acid kinase, with protein MTSYRTIGLMSGTSLDGVDAALCRVDLPDADVPLTEATVEREAFVTDEYEPSFREYVRSICDEATTVEELARARVAVGRRFARAVEGLLETADVAPEGVDLIGSHGQTVWHSPANEPLPADLGRTRATLQVGDPSVIARETGIDTVADFRSADVAAGGHGAPLSPLLDWIQFGRASEDRIVQNIGGIGNCTVLPEGGDWSTVTAFDTGPGNMVIDAVVERLTDGERQFDEDGRMATAGTVDDDLLTDLLDDPYLERAPPKSTGRERYGDGYATRVLERARKDGLAADNVVATVTALTSESIADAYERHVDLDPDRVVVSGGGAYNETVLSRLEDRLSVPVETSGKRGIAPDSREAVLFGLLAALFDADRPGSVPSVTGASDAAVLGTLAKSSAKVDSPGSRHSTDDAADRCSRESRNAGE; from the coding sequence GTGACTTCGTACCGTACTATCGGACTCATGTCGGGTACGTCGCTCGACGGCGTCGACGCGGCGCTCTGTCGAGTCGACCTCCCGGACGCGGACGTGCCGCTCACGGAAGCAACGGTCGAGCGCGAGGCGTTCGTCACGGACGAGTACGAGCCGTCGTTCCGGGAGTACGTTCGATCCATCTGTGACGAGGCGACGACGGTCGAGGAACTCGCGCGAGCGCGGGTCGCCGTCGGCAGGCGGTTCGCCCGCGCCGTCGAGGGTCTCCTCGAGACCGCCGACGTCGCACCCGAAGGTGTCGACCTGATCGGGAGCCACGGCCAGACCGTCTGGCACTCGCCGGCGAACGAACCGCTTCCCGCTGACCTCGGACGAACGCGAGCGACGCTACAGGTCGGCGATCCGAGCGTGATCGCCCGAGAGACGGGGATCGACACCGTCGCCGACTTCCGGTCGGCCGACGTTGCCGCAGGAGGCCACGGCGCGCCGCTCTCGCCGCTGCTGGACTGGATCCAGTTTGGTCGGGCGTCGGAAGACCGGATCGTCCAGAATATCGGCGGTATCGGCAACTGTACCGTCCTCCCGGAAGGCGGGGACTGGTCTACCGTCACAGCGTTCGACACCGGTCCCGGGAATATGGTAATCGACGCCGTCGTCGAGCGACTCACCGACGGCGAGCGCCAGTTCGACGAGGACGGGCGGATGGCTACCGCCGGGACCGTCGACGACGACCTGCTGACCGATCTCCTCGACGACCCGTATCTCGAGCGCGCGCCACCGAAGTCGACGGGGCGGGAGCGGTACGGCGACGGCTACGCGACGCGCGTCCTCGAGCGGGCCCGCAAGGACGGCCTGGCGGCCGACAACGTCGTCGCGACGGTTACCGCGCTCACCAGCGAGTCGATCGCGGACGCCTACGAGCGCCACGTCGACCTCGATCCGGACCGGGTCGTCGTCTCCGGCGGCGGTGCGTACAACGAGACCGTGCTCTCGCGACTCGAGGATCGACTCTCCGTTCCCGTCGAAACGAGCGGAAAGCGGGGGATCGCCCCCGACTCCCGCGAGGCGGTGCTGTTCGGCCTGCTCGCGGCCCTGTTCGACGCCGATCGTCCCGGGTCGGTTCCGTCCGTTACCGGTGCCAGCGACGCTGCCGTCCTCGGAACGCTCGCCAAAAGTAGTGCGAAAGTCGATTCACCTGGTTCTCGTCACAGCACCGACGACGCGGCGGATCGGTGTTCTCGAGAGAGCCGTAACGCCGGCGAATAG
- the nagZ gene encoding beta-N-acetylhexosaminidase, whose amino-acid sequence METTVADLTLEQKVGQLFHVGFPGTEPTDEIRSLIREYHVGGVIYFSRNLETPEQTRTLSRSLQRTALEEGAEIPLFLSVDQEGGTVRRLPYYTETPGAMAAGATDDPDAAETVARVTAAQLRSVGINCNLAPVLDVNNNPDNPVIGVRSYGEDPDEVATFGERYLEALQSADVVACGKHFPGHGDTSTDSHAELPVVDADGDRLEDVEFRPFERAIDAGIDAIMTAHVAFPAITGSETKPATLSRAVLTDLLRDRLGFDGLLTTDCMEMNAIADTVGTERGAVEAIAAGADVVLVSHSADRQRRAIEAVLEAVETGELAEDRIDESVERILTLKSRRDLRPERSGAESDPAADSDLAALRDLSRDAVTLVRGEFDTALPFDPDEPLYIVGPRTTGGSPAAETQSALDVLAAQLTDRGFETHVLEVDREEPADLSSIPVGSQLLCCAANVARNPAQASALERLLDASHSPVVVSVNNPYDVHHLPAVEPFLTTYDPSAGNLRALVDVLVGDERPRGRPPASLR is encoded by the coding sequence ATGGAGACCACCGTCGCAGATCTGACGCTTGAGCAGAAGGTCGGACAGCTATTTCACGTGGGTTTTCCGGGCACCGAACCGACGGACGAAATCCGGTCGCTGATCCGGGAGTACCACGTCGGCGGGGTCATCTACTTCTCGCGAAACCTGGAGACGCCCGAACAGACGCGAACTCTCTCGCGGTCGCTCCAGCGAACCGCTCTCGAGGAGGGCGCAGAAATCCCGCTGTTTCTCTCCGTCGATCAGGAGGGTGGAACGGTTCGTCGCCTCCCGTACTACACGGAGACGCCGGGAGCGATGGCCGCCGGCGCGACCGACGACCCGGACGCCGCGGAGACCGTCGCACGCGTCACGGCGGCCCAGCTCCGGAGCGTCGGCATCAACTGTAACCTCGCGCCCGTCCTCGACGTGAACAACAACCCGGATAACCCGGTTATCGGCGTCCGTTCCTACGGCGAAGACCCCGACGAGGTCGCCACGTTCGGCGAGCGCTACCTCGAGGCGTTACAGTCCGCCGACGTCGTCGCCTGCGGGAAACACTTCCCCGGTCACGGTGACACCTCGACCGACTCCCACGCGGAGCTCCCGGTCGTCGACGCCGACGGGGATCGACTCGAGGACGTCGAATTCCGGCCGTTCGAGCGGGCGATCGACGCAGGGATCGACGCCATCATGACCGCACACGTCGCCTTCCCGGCGATCACCGGCTCGGAGACGAAACCAGCGACGCTGTCACGGGCCGTCCTGACCGATCTCCTGCGCGATCGGCTGGGATTCGACGGCCTGCTCACGACCGACTGCATGGAGATGAACGCCATCGCGGACACCGTCGGCACCGAACGTGGTGCAGTCGAGGCGATCGCCGCCGGTGCCGACGTCGTCCTCGTCTCGCACTCGGCGGACCGACAGCGCCGGGCGATCGAAGCCGTCCTCGAGGCGGTCGAGACCGGCGAACTCGCCGAAGACCGTATCGACGAGTCGGTCGAGCGCATCCTCACGCTGAAATCCCGGCGCGACCTCCGTCCCGAACGGTCCGGGGCGGAGAGTGACCCTGCCGCGGACTCCGACCTCGCTGCCCTCCGTGACCTCTCGCGTGACGCAGTGACGCTGGTTCGAGGCGAGTTCGACACAGCGCTGCCGTTCGACCCGGACGAACCGCTGTACATCGTTGGGCCCCGAACGACCGGCGGTTCGCCGGCGGCAGAAACCCAGTCCGCGCTGGACGTACTGGCGGCCCAGCTTACGGACCGTGGGTTCGAGACACACGTCCTCGAGGTAGACCGCGAAGAACCCGCCGACCTCTCGTCCATTCCTGTTGGATCCCAGCTCCTGTGTTGTGCCGCGAACGTCGCCCGGAACCCCGCGCAGGCGTCGGCTCTCGAGCGCCTTCTCGACGCCAGTCACTCGCCCGTCGTCGTCTCCGTGAACAACCCGTACGACGTCCACCACCTGCCGGCCGTCGAGCCGTTCCTGACGACGTACGACCCGTCGGCGGGCAACCTCCGCGCACTCGTCGACGTTCTCGTCGGCGACGAGCGGCCTCGCGGTCGGCCGCCTGCCAGTCTTCGGTGA
- a CDS encoding exo-beta-N-acetylmuramidase NamZ family protein, which yields MVRVGIETLVDTQMEPIAGDRVGLITNPSGVDSELVPTIDTLYNHDDVELVRLFGPEHGIRGNEQAGVKVDDSVDERTGLPVTSLYGDNRRLEPDMVEDLDTVVYDMQDIGCRFYTLIYTLAYALEGISETDTSFVVLDRPNPIAPLAVDGNRVSPDHESFVGGRRLPITHGLTVGELARYFNGEFDLGADLEVVELEGWTHDTWYDELELAWVPPSPNMPTLDTATIYPGTCLFEGTTLSEGRGTTKPFELIGAPWVDAEEWAATLNDLDVDGCAFRPAYFTPMFSKHERQDVEGVQIHVMDRDEIAPVEIGVKMLITAFQLYPESDWVQSNGEHFVDKLAGGRTLRETISDVDPNESADDVYDRLDRRWDEEREAFADLLDDYTLYQ from the coding sequence ATGGTTCGCGTGGGCATCGAGACGTTAGTAGACACGCAGATGGAACCGATCGCGGGCGACCGCGTCGGCCTGATCACTAATCCGTCGGGCGTCGACTCCGAACTGGTTCCGACGATCGACACGCTATACAATCACGACGACGTCGAACTCGTCCGGCTGTTCGGGCCGGAACACGGCATTCGTGGAAACGAGCAGGCCGGCGTGAAGGTCGACGACAGCGTCGACGAACGAACGGGGCTACCGGTCACGAGTCTGTACGGCGACAACCGCCGGCTCGAGCCCGATATGGTCGAGGATCTCGATACGGTCGTCTACGACATGCAGGACATCGGCTGCCGGTTCTACACCCTGATCTACACGCTCGCGTACGCTCTGGAAGGGATCAGCGAGACTGACACGTCGTTCGTCGTCCTCGATCGGCCGAACCCGATCGCGCCGCTCGCGGTCGACGGGAACCGCGTATCGCCCGACCACGAGTCGTTCGTCGGCGGGCGCCGGCTCCCGATCACGCACGGGCTGACCGTCGGGGAACTGGCCCGGTACTTCAACGGCGAGTTCGACCTGGGGGCCGACCTGGAGGTCGTCGAACTCGAGGGCTGGACCCACGACACCTGGTACGACGAACTCGAGCTCGCCTGGGTGCCGCCGTCTCCGAACATGCCGACGCTCGACACCGCGACGATCTATCCCGGGACCTGCCTGTTCGAGGGAACGACGCTCTCGGAGGGTCGCGGGACGACCAAGCCGTTCGAACTGATCGGCGCGCCCTGGGTCGACGCCGAGGAGTGGGCGGCGACGCTCAACGACCTCGACGTCGACGGCTGTGCCTTCCGCCCGGCGTACTTCACGCCGATGTTCTCGAAACACGAGCGCCAGGACGTCGAGGGCGTCCAGATTCACGTGATGGACCGCGACGAGATCGCGCCGGTCGAAATCGGCGTGAAGATGCTGATCACGGCGTTCCAGCTGTACCCCGAGTCCGACTGGGTGCAATCGAACGGCGAGCACTTCGTCGACAAGCTGGCCGGCGGCCGGACCCTCCGGGAAACGATTTCGGACGTCGATCCTAACGAGAGCGCGGACGACGTGTACGACCGTCTCGACCGACGGTGGGACGAAGAACGGGAGGCGTTCGCAGACCTCCTCGACGACTACACCCTGTATCAATAA
- a CDS encoding LLM class flavin-dependent oxidoreductase → MPIEWHYNVGGCFRSPGDDLELAAYAADAGFDGIWIGDHFVPWLDNRPYTHHVLPWLGSLVERVPDVTVGTCVSCPTIRYEPPVLAQALATIDNAYPGRLEFGVGTGEALNEARFYDGEWPDWGTLAGMLIESLDLMETLWERDEYVSHEGEYYQYDEMKLYTKPRSEIPLHWAAWGPQSAKCAGKYAGNLITAGDADLIEETLAPAFEAGQSEREDSGGGTISVQLSAHVGDPDDLVDELRAKGEYTPHEELDTADPREIQSLADERLADVSDEELRTLNNVTDDASDLVPVVERLEEAGIDRVIVVSKVGDPRRTIDALADDVMPHFE, encoded by the coding sequence ATGCCAATCGAGTGGCACTACAACGTTGGGGGGTGCTTTCGCTCCCCCGGTGACGATCTCGAGCTAGCCGCGTACGCCGCGGACGCTGGATTCGACGGTATCTGGATCGGCGACCACTTCGTCCCCTGGCTCGACAATCGACCGTACACGCACCACGTCCTGCCGTGGCTCGGCTCGCTCGTCGAGCGGGTTCCCGACGTCACTGTCGGTACCTGCGTGAGCTGTCCAACGATCAGGTACGAACCACCTGTACTGGCCCAGGCGCTCGCGACCATCGACAACGCGTATCCGGGGCGGCTCGAGTTCGGCGTCGGAACTGGCGAGGCGCTCAACGAAGCTCGGTTTTACGACGGCGAGTGGCCCGACTGGGGAACGCTGGCGGGGATGCTCATCGAGTCGCTCGACCTGATGGAGACGCTCTGGGAGCGCGACGAGTACGTCTCCCACGAGGGCGAGTACTACCAGTACGACGAGATGAAACTCTACACGAAGCCCCGGTCGGAGATTCCGCTCCACTGGGCGGCGTGGGGGCCCCAGTCCGCGAAGTGCGCCGGCAAGTACGCCGGCAACCTCATCACGGCCGGCGACGCCGACCTGATCGAAGAGACGCTCGCACCGGCGTTCGAGGCCGGGCAATCCGAGCGTGAAGACTCCGGCGGCGGCACCATCTCGGTACAGCTGTCGGCCCACGTCGGCGATCCGGACGACCTCGTCGACGAACTCCGGGCCAAAGGAGAGTACACGCCCCACGAGGAACTCGATACCGCGGATCCGAGAGAGATCCAGTCTCTCGCCGACGAGCGATTGGCCGACGTCAGCGACGAAGAGTTACGGACGCTCAACAACGTGACCGACGACGCGAGCGACCTCGTCCCCGTCGTCGAACGGCTCGAGGAAGCGGGCATCGACCGCGTCATCGTCGTCTCGAAAGTTGGCGACCCGCGCCGGACGATCGACGCGCTCGCCGACGACGTGATGCCTCACTTCGAGTGA
- a CDS encoding RidA family protein, which produces MKAIQTDEAPESIGPFSQAVLDGDRLYVSGQGPVDPDTGEIVDGDIATQTERTLENVDAVLQAAGCSLDDVVKATVYVQDMDDYDAINEVYGRYMSEPYPARSAVQVEDLPIDIGVEIEVIASV; this is translated from the coding sequence ATGAAAGCAATCCAGACTGACGAGGCACCGGAGAGTATCGGTCCCTTCTCGCAGGCGGTCCTGGACGGCGATCGACTCTACGTCTCCGGCCAGGGACCGGTCGACCCGGACACGGGCGAAATCGTCGACGGCGACATCGCGACCCAGACGGAGCGAACGCTCGAGAACGTGGACGCAGTCCTGCAGGCGGCCGGCTGTTCGCTCGACGACGTCGTCAAGGCGACCGTCTACGTCCAGGACATGGACGACTACGACGCCATCAACGAAGTGTACGGTCGCTACATGAGCGAGCCGTATCCGGCACGCAGCGCCGTTCAGGTCGAGGACCTCCCCATCGACATCGGCGTCGAGATCGAAGTCATCGCGTCGGTCTGA
- a CDS encoding creatininase family protein encodes MIRDQLTHSSSWVGRTAGEIREVGESDGSILIVPVGSVEQHGDHLPVGTDTLLASAVATRGAELASDVPVAVTPPIWSGYSPHHLQFGGTLTLSFETALAVVEDVVSSGLENGFDAVLLVNGHGGNGPLVGAAVSEIGVDHPDAEVTGITYFSLAESFADEIRDSEDGGMAHGGEFETSLLLHLYPDLVREDGDATPLEEPYDLGDADLLAPGPLSVYRSFEEYSESGAIGEPELASAEKGRELFERLGDELETLLREIHERNRDT; translated from the coding sequence GTGATTCGTGATCAGCTCACGCACTCGAGTTCCTGGGTCGGCCGGACAGCAGGAGAGATCCGCGAGGTCGGCGAGTCGGACGGCTCGATCCTGATCGTCCCCGTCGGAAGCGTCGAACAGCACGGCGACCACCTCCCGGTCGGGACGGATACGCTGCTGGCCTCGGCTGTCGCGACCCGCGGTGCCGAACTCGCCTCGGACGTCCCAGTCGCGGTCACGCCGCCGATCTGGAGCGGCTACTCGCCACATCACCTGCAGTTCGGCGGCACCCTCACGCTCTCGTTCGAGACCGCACTCGCCGTCGTCGAGGACGTCGTCTCGAGCGGCCTCGAGAACGGGTTCGACGCCGTCCTGCTGGTCAACGGCCACGGCGGGAACGGCCCGCTCGTCGGCGCGGCAGTCAGCGAAATCGGCGTCGATCATCCCGACGCCGAGGTGACCGGCATCACGTACTTCTCCCTGGCGGAGTCGTTCGCCGACGAGATCCGTGACAGCGAGGACGGCGGGATGGCTCACGGCGGCGAGTTCGAGACCTCACTGCTGTTGCACCTCTATCCCGACCTGGTTCGCGAGGACGGCGACGCGACACCGCTCGAGGAGCCGTACGACCTCGGCGACGCCGACCTCCTCGCGCCGGGACCGCTCTCGGTCTACCGATCGTTCGAGGAGTACTCGGAGTCGGGTGCGATCGGCGAACCCGAACTGGCGTCGGCCGAGAAGGGGCGCGAACTCTTCGAGCGACTCGGGGACGAACTCGAGACGCTCCTCCGGGAGATCCACGAGCGAAACCGGGATACCTGA